Proteins encoded in a region of the Panthera uncia isolate 11264 chromosome B2 unlocalized genomic scaffold, Puncia_PCG_1.0 HiC_scaffold_24, whole genome shotgun sequence genome:
- the LOC125937916 gene encoding 60S ribosomal protein L30-like, whose product MVAAKKTKKSLESMNSRLQLLMKSGKYVLGYKQTLKMIRHGKAKLVILSNNCPALRKSEIEYYAMLAKTGVHHYSGNNIELGTACGKYHRVCTLAIIDPGDSDIIGSMPEQTGEK is encoded by the coding sequence ATGGTGGCCGCAAAGAAGACGAAAAAGTCGCTGGAATCCATGAACTCTAGGCTCCAACTCCTTATGAAAAGTGGGAAGTACGTGTTGGGGTACAAGCAGACTCTGAAAATGATCAGACATGGCAAAGCGAAACTGGTCATCCTTTCCAACAATTGCCCAGCCTTGAGGAAATCTGAAATAGAATACTATGCCATGTTGGCCAAAACTGGTGTCCATCACTACAGCGGCAATAATATTGAATTGGGCACAGCGTGTGGGAAATACCACAGAGTGTGCACACTGGCTATTATtgatccaggtgattctgatatcaTTGGAAGCATGCCAGAACAGACTGGTGAAAAGTAA